A part of Anabas testudineus chromosome 9, fAnaTes1.2, whole genome shotgun sequence genomic DNA contains:
- the LOC113151206 gene encoding lymphotoxin-alpha-like, giving the protein MFDASGRLIREWDGSGMEDDWCCGTGQTGLHRHNSVLQLLHQRETRLQRVARFLAFACVLLVSVALALLVSFVLGARGQRAADSQPAKQHDNLSPGDTGQQKGEEVKNPKAMLTAPTELFSNYLPADHLKWEIKGGNAFCQGGFSYANGSLVVPRDGIYRVFLQITYESKGICSDDSWLKLINTVYSFSDGYQDKTKLLSSVDTVSCSLKQWSKSLYTSGLFELEADTSLSVMSSHPDLIVRKEEQVFFGAELLPP; this is encoded by the exons ATGTTCGACGCGAGCGGGAGACTGATCCGTGAGTGGGACGGCAGCGGCATGGAGGACGACTGGTGCTGCGGCACAGGGCAGACAGGATTACACCGCCACAACTCCGTGCTCCAGCTTCTCCACCAGAGAGAGACGCGGCTACAGCGCGTGGCTCGCTTTTTAGCCTTCGCGTGTGTGCTGCTCGTGTCCGTGGCGCTCGCTCTGCTGGTGTCGTTTGTGCTCGGAGCGCGAGGCCAGCGCGCGGCGGACAGCCAG ccAGCGAAGCAGCATGACAACCTTTCACCTG GTGACACCGGACAGCAGAAGGGTGAAGAAGTCAAGAATCCAAAAGCCATGCTGACAG CTCCCACAGAGTTATTCTCTAATTATCTTCCTGCCGATCATCTCAAATGGGAAATTAAGGGCGGGAATGCCTTCTGTCAGGGAGGTTTCAGCTATGCTAATGGATCTCTTGTGGTGCCAAGAGACGGCATCTACAGAGTCTTCCTGCAGATCACCTATGAGAGTAAGGGCATTTGCTCTGATGACAGCTGGCTGAAACTCATCAACACAGTGTATTCTTTCTCGGATGGTTACCAAGATAAAACCAAGCTCCTATCGTCAGTCGACACAGTGAGTTGCAGCTTGAAACAGTGGAGTAAATCCCTCTATACGTCTGGCCTGTTTGAGCTGGAGGCTGATACCAGTCTAAGTGTAATGTCATCCCACCCTGATCTTATTGTTCGAAAAGAAGAACAGGTGTTCTTTGGTGCTGAACTTCTGCCTCCATAA
- the si:ch211-158d24.2 gene encoding multiple epidermal growth factor-like domains protein 9, giving the protein MRLMMYISPVLLFILYVYVYIGFSEAVPRISTYDASPISRKPGSASDTWETFHTDMPRTLPGSEPALGPLTALTPSPAVVSPGPSTASSPIATTFQPPTTDPTTTSTTTRIISAIKEQITGPVSRLTGTHKRSIDAQTSLFAPEKMLQTMVSMVSQRTANDAWAADNTDTSFTSIENNQEGICNCSTGGEGIVEPEECDPVTGQCSCLPGYTGLQCEDCEEGYFTNGTSGCLPCSCDSFGAVDHLCDSSGICVCKTGVDGPKCDECHPGFFHFSSTGCRPCQCHNPTSYCHPQSGVCLVCEGNTQGSNCEECKPGFYRSPGSALTESCTPCPCSSSSSTGTCHIDSSGSPVCDQCFPRYSGTQCDKCSAGFYKSSGACVPCDCSGNADPQGPAQLCHPDTGHCFSCINNTTGPQCQLCVPGFIGDARAHNCTRPTLRLLPTAAAPTSTTSSSPTTTTSTTLTSATARAIPASTSSSSNVSAALSTAATTQALLTSLGSPTDNTTAALTEVSWTQFNIIILAVIILVVLLLLGFVGGVYSYREYQNRKLNAPFWTIELKEDNISFSSYHDSIPNADVSGLLEDEANEVAPNGQLALTTQGNCYKA; this is encoded by the exons ATGCGGTTAATGATGTACATATCTCCGGTTCTgctatttattttgtatgtatatgtatatattggATTTTCTGAAGCTGTACCTCGCATCAGCACCTATGATGCGTCGCCTATCTCCAGGAAGCCCGGCTCTGCCTCCGACACCTGGGAGACCTTCCACACCGATATGCCTCGTACTTTACCCGGGAGCGAACCTGCTCTCGGGCCTCTAACCGCACTCACGCCGTCTCCTGCCGTTGTTTCTCCCGGCCCGTCCACTGCTTCCAGCCCCATCGCGACCACCTTCCAGCCTCCTACAACGGACCCAACCACCACCTCGACTACCACTCGAATCATTTCAGCTATTAAAGAACAAATAACAGGGCCGGTGTCCAGATTAACCGGCACACACAAACGATCCATCGATGCACAAACATCACTTTTTGCTCCGGAGAAAATGCTGCAGACCATGGTGTCCATGGTCTCACAGCGCACAGCAAACGATGCTTGGGCTGCGGATAATACTGACACATCTTTTACCTCAATAGAGAATAATCAAG AGGGCATCTGTAACTGCAGCACTGGTGGCGAAGGGATTGTGGAACCAGAGGAGTGTGACCCTGTCACAGGTCAGTGTTCGTGTCTGCCTGGCTACACTGGTCTGCAGTGTGAGGACTGCGAGGAAGGATACTTCACCAATGGCACCAGTGGCTGCCTGCCCTGCTCCTGTGACTCCTTTGGGGCAGTGGACCACCTCTGTGACAG CTCAGGGATATGTGTGTGCAAGACGGGAGTGGATGGACCCAAGTGTGATGAGTGCCACCCGGGTTTCTTCCACTTCAGCAGCACTGGCTGCCGGCCCTGCCAGTGTCACAACCCCACCAGCTACTGCCATCCACAATCTG GAGTGTGTCTGGTCTGTGAGGGCAACACCCAGGGATCCAACTGTGAGGAATGTAAGCCAGGTTTCTACCGCAGCCCTGGAAGTGCCCTAACCGAGTCCTGCACACCGTGTCcctgctccagctccagctccactgGCACCTGTCACATAG ATTCCAGTGGCTCCCCAGTGTGTGACCAGTGCTTTCCCCGATACAGTGGCACTCAGTGTGACAAGTGCAGCGCTGGCTTCTACAAATCCTCTGGGGCTTGTGTTCCATGTGACTGCAGTGGGAATGCAGACCCTCAGGGCCCTGCCCAGCTCTGTCACCCTGACACCGGCCACTGCTTCAGCTGCATCAACAACACCACTGGGCCCCAGTGCCAGCTCTGTGTTCCTGGATTTATAGGGGATGCTCGAGCGCATAACTGCACACGACCAA cacTTCGACTCcttccaacagcagcagccccGACATCGACTACATCATCTTCCCCCACCACTACCACCAGCACCACATTGACCTCGGCCACAGCAAGAGCCATCCCAGCCTCCACATCTAGCAGCAGCAATGTGAGCGCAGCCCTGAGCACCGCTGCCACCACGCAGGCCCTGCTTACCAGCCTAGGCAGTCCCACTGACAACACCACAGCAGCTTTGACAGAGGTCTCCTGGACGCAGTTCAACATCATCATCCTGGCTGTCATCATCCtggtggtgttgctgctgctcgGATTTGTTGGAGGAGTGTACTCGTACCGGGAGTACCAGAACCGCAAGCTCAACGCTCCTTTCTGGACCATCGAACTGAAAGAGGACAACATCAGCTTCAGCAGCTACCACGACAGCATCCCCAACGCAGACGTGTCAGGCCTGCTGGAGGACGAGGCCAACGAGGTGGCACCCAATGGCCAGCTGGCGCTCACCACGCAGGGCAACTGCTACAAGGCTTAG